From the Helicobacter mustelae genome, the window AATAAGCTAAAACTCAATGATTCTGCTTTAAGTTTTGAGCCAGAAACATCCATAGCCCTGGGATTTGGATTTCGCGTTGGTTTTTTGGGATTGCTGCATATGGAGGTCGTCAAAGAGCGCTTGGAGAGGGAATTTGATCTCGCACTCATCGCCACCGCTCCTACAGTGATCTATGAAGTGGAGCTCACTGATGGCAGTGTGGTCATGGTGCAAAATCCCAGTGAATTGCCTCAAGAGCAGCGCATCGTAAAGATTAGGGAGCCCTATATCAAGGCTTCCATCATTACCCCCACAGAATATCTAGGAAATATCATTCATTTGCTTAGCAGTCGTAGGGGCATCCAGGAGAAGATGGATTATCTCACCCAGACGCGCGTAATGCTTGAGTACGCGATCCCCAGCAATGAAATTGTGATGGATTTTTATGACAAGCTCAAATCCTGCACCAAGGGCTATGCAAGTTTTGATTATGAGCAAATCCCCAATCGTGAGGGGGATTTGGTGAAACTTGATGTGCGCGTGGCAGGGGAGGTGGTGGATGCGCTCTCCATCATCGTGGATAGAAGCAAGGCCTATGAGAGGGGCAGGGCGCTTGTGGAAACCATGAAAGAAATCGTGCCCCGCCAGCTCTTTGAGGTTGCGATACAGGCAAGCGTTGGGAATAAAATCATTGCCAGAGAAACGATTAAATCTATGGGAAAAAATGTTACTGCGAAATGTTATGGGGGGGATATTACGCGTAAAAGAAAATTGCTAGAGAAGCAAAAAGAGGGCAAAAAGCGCATGAAGGCTATTGGCAAAGTGGAGCTGCCTCAAGAGGCATTTTTGGCAGTGCTAAAAATTGATTGAGATTGAGCTTTTGATGTAGGTGCTAGAGAGATTGTGAGTCTTGTGTGGCGCAGCAGTGGATCAAGGGAGGTGCATGGCCATGTCAGACCAAGCAGGCTGGCATGTCACCTGATGAAATAGAGGGGGATTAAAGCCGTGCTGAATTTGGTTTATTAAACAAGGATTAAGGATTATTTTTCTAGTATTCTGGGTTTTAAGCCATAGAGAAAATAACGATTAGGAGAGAATATGAAAATATCTTATAAGATACTTTTATGCATTTTGGCGATGCTTAGCGTCTTGTGTGTTGGAATGATTGTCGTATCTTGGCATGGGTTTAATAATGTCAAAGAAGTGAGTCATGGGGCCATTGAAAAATTTGCACTCAATGATGCTAGAGACACTGCCAAAAGCGTGGTGAGTGGGATCAAATACTTTGTGAATGGGTTTTATCAAGAATTGCATAAGCAGGGATATACCGATGCTGAGATCCGCCAAAAAATCATCCAAAGACTTTCTGGAATGAACTTAAAGCATAGCTTTATTCGATTCTATACCTTGGATACCAACGGGACCTTCCTCACACATTATCAAAAAGAAAGAGTGGGAAAAAACTATTTCTATGATAAGGATAGCAAGGGGCGGTATTATGTCCAGCAGCTCATCAAAAATGGAGTTAATGGAGGTGGCTTTACTGAAACAACTTTTTATGACAAGGTTGCCAAGGTATCAAGAATCGTTATTAGCTATACGGAAAAGGATTTGTATCTAGACATCATTTATGGCACTACCATTGATATTGGCGTGACTGAGCAGATTATCGAAAAAACCGATGCTTTGATTAATGCAGGGATTAAGTCCTCTCTAGAGGGGAATATCATCTTTTTTGTCATCATTTCTATCATTGCAATGCTAATTGTTTGGTTGTTTGTCAATCTAAGTGTCAGCAAGCCCTTGAACAATCTTTCTGAAAAATCCACAGAGCTAGGAAGTGGATATGGCGATCTCACCAAGAAGCTTAATGCTAGAGGAAATGATGAGATAGCACGTGCGAGCAGTGGAATCAATCTTTTTATCGATAAGATCCGAGAAATTATCAATCAATCTAAGGGAATTGCAAAAGATAATGCTAGCATCGCGCTAAAGCTTGCAAGCATTAGTGGTACTACAGAGGCACAGGTGCGAGAGAGCGCGCAGCATCTCATCAAAATGCAGCATTCTGGAATGGAAACCAAAGACAATTTAGACAGTGGAGTAGAACGTGCTAGGGCAGGTAAGGATGCATTGCATGAAGCAAGTGTTTATCTTGGCAGCGTGACACAAACAATTGGCGACCTCAATCAAAAAATCTCTAGCGTCTCAGAGATTGAGAGTGATCTTAGCCGTCAGGTGGAGCAGCTTAGCAAGGATGCAGATGGAGTGAAAAGCGTGCTTGAAATCATCAAGGACATCGCAGATCAAACAAATTTGCTTGCACTCAATGCTGCCATTGAAGCGGCTCGTGCAGGAGAGCATGGAAGAGGATTTGCAGTAGTGGCAGATGAGGTGCGCAATCTTGCAGAGCGTACGCAGAAATCTCTCAACGAGATTAATGCAACCATCTCTGTGATCGTGCAGGCCATCAAGAATTCCAGTCAACAGATGGATACCAATAGCAAATCCATGTATGAACTCATTGAAATCTCTAATCAAACTAGAAAAGAGATTTATGGCATGCAGGATGTAATTGCTAAAGTGCTAGATAGTAGTGAAAATACAATTAATGATTATATTTATGTAAGCAATGAGATGACCAAGATGCTAGAAGTGGTCAAGCAAGTCACAGGCATTGCTGATGGCGCAGTTAAGAATATCGAAGAGATCTCTAAAGTGGTGCATAACATCAAGGAAACTTCTTCTGATCTTGACAAAAAACTCTCTGAGTTTCAAACTTAAAAACTTGCTTTTCCTAAGAAGGGATAGGGTCCTCTAGGGGGGGAGCATCACAATCCACGCACAGGGTCTAGTTCTCCACGCAGGATATCCCTGCACCCTAGCCCCCTTACCCTCACAAAAGAATTTCTAGAATCACTCCAAATGACCTATTTTGTCTTCAATGCGACAAATTGTCCCATCAGAGATTTTTGAAAATGGGCTGGGCTATTTTGATGGTGTGATTCATTGGGGTTTTTTTGCTTCGTTTTGATTTCTTTGCTTTTTCTTTACTTTCCCTGTGCAGTTTTTGACACAGCTTGATTCATCTGCCTAGCTTTGAGAGGACATAGGGCAGTTTTTTGATTTGATTTTGTGGTTTTTTGAATTTCATGAATTTTCTTACTGTGGTTTTGGGTCTTGGATGCTGCTTTGATGGAGTTTTTGCAGTGAATCTAATCAAGGCATTAGAGCCTAAAACTTACACTGCGCCATCAAAGAGCATTCTTAGGCTATCAAGCATTATGGAAAAAATTGGGATTTTTTGTCTTGAGATTTTTGATGATGGCAATCATGGCTTGTTGATTGTACTCTTTATCATTTTCATTTTGCTCCACTGCTAGGATATAAAGATCAATGAGTTTTTCGATGCACTCTTCTTTTGCTCCCGCAAAATGTAGTGCTACAGCAAGCATGTCCATAATTTCTATCGCCAATTCTTCGTATTCTATATCTTTCATTTTTATCCTTTTTGCAGGGTTTTGATGACTTGATTTTTGATATCTTCATAGATGAAGCTTTCCCTAAATCCCTCCAATCTTCCACCAGAGGCATTTTTATGCCCCCCGCCATTGAAGCATTCTTTGCTAAGTAGACTTACATCGCATTTTCCACTAGCACGCAAAGACACATTGCCTTTGGAATTAATGTCCATGTAAAAATCATATTCTTCATTATTGCGCAAAAAGAGATTTGCAAGCACGCTGATTCCACCCATAGAGTAGCTTAAAAACCCTTTTTTGTCTTTGTAATAGATAGTGCACTGTTCTTTTTTGGTTTCTAGTAGCTTGGCTTGAGCGATGGATATGATATTATCCATGGTTTGTGCATCTGGATCTCCGCCTAGCGCGATTTTTTTCAGGCGAAAGATGGCATTATCAAAGATAACATTGGCCTTTGGTAGTTCGATATAATCCTTGATGGATTCTAAGAGCTTGAATTTATAATTTCTGTGTTCCTCATCAAACATGAAGCGATTGAGTTCATTGCTATTAGCAATGAGGCTGAGTGCAACTTTTCCAAACTCAAAGCCGTAGTTTTGTTCCTTCCAGATATCGATGGAGTTAATCATTTCCACCATCAGATCCAACATGTATTCATTGCTTGGATCTTTGAGCTTGTAGTGTTCTTTGAGATGCTGGTAGGTGATTTTTGTAGCACATCTTTGGGTATCAAGGTGATACCATCGAAATGTTTTTGCGCTTTCTTCCCCGCTAACATGGTGATCCAATAATAACAATTCGATATCCACTCCATCAACACGCAAGAGATCTGCTTGCTCTTGGAGATAGTGACATTCTTGCAGGGAGAGATTGAGATCTGTGATGAGGATCAGATTTTTTTGTGGCTTTTTGGAGCGAAATTTTGCCTCCAGCTTGCAGTGATTTTGGATATGCTGCAGGATGTTCTGGAGCCTTGCTGTGATTTCTTTGCCATAATTGGCATTATAAAAAGAGATGTTTTCAAAAAAATTTCTTGCGATGAACTGGCATCCATAGCCATCCAAATCAATGTGAGAAAGGTGAAAAACATGCATGGGATTCCTTAATTAAAATTTATATCAATATTGCCTAGGACTTCGTATTTTGCACTGGCATCAAGTTCTGCGTGGCTTAGCACAACCACATCGATTTTAAATTGCTCGAGTTTATTGGCCAGTGCACGGCGTAGCAATGGATCAACAATGAGGATGACAGGCGCGATGCCTCTTTGGAGGATCTGCATGGATTCCTGTGAGATGCCATCAATAAGGCGCTGGGTTTCTGTGGTGTTGAGCAGCAGCATTTTTCCAGAGGGCTGTTCGCGTAATTTTCCTAGTAGATATTGCTCTGTATCTAGTGAGAGTGTGACAAGCTTGAGCATCCCATCATCGGATTTAAAAAGATTTGTAATTACGCGAGAGAGTTTGGCGCGCACTTGTTCGGTAATAAGTGCGATGTCATTTTGCAGAGGTGCTGCGACATCTGTGATGGTTTCTAGAATTGTGAGCATGTCTTTGATGGGTATTTTTTCATGCAGGAGTTCTTGGAGCACAGAGCGGATGACGCCAGATTGAATCTTTCTGGCTTCATCAATGATGGTGGGATAGTTTTCTGCCAGGCGATCTAGCATTGCCTTAACTTCATCTTTGGTGATGAATTCCTCTGCATAATTTTTCACAAGTTCACTGATATGCGTGGTAATCACAGTGGATGGGTCGATGACGGTGTATCCTTGGATGATGGCTTCATCTTTGATGTTTGCATCAATCCACAGCGCATCCATGCCAAATGCAGGCTCTTTTGTGGGGATGCCCTGGATCTCTGTGCCCACCATTCCGGTGTTTATGGCTAGAAATTTATCTGGCATCACGCTTCCCTCTCCGATGGTGATACCCTTTAGCTTGACTTCATAATGGCTTGGGGGGAGCTGGAGATTGTCACGAATCCGCACCTGAGGCATCAAAAAGCCATAGTCATTGGCAATTCTTTTGCGGATCCCACGCACACGCTCTAACAAATCCCCTTTTTGTTTGATATCTGCAAGGCTTATGAGTTGATAGCCTAGATCAAGAGCAAGGAGTTCTACTTTTAGCACCTCATCAATAGCCATCTCTTCCTCTTTTTTGATTTCTTCGGGGCTTTTTTGCGCAGCAGGTGTTGGGGTATGCTGAGCATTTTCTTTTGCGGCCTTGGCATCAGAGGTGGGGGAGAGATTGATATTGGTTTTTTTGCTGAGCCATTTTTCAAAGATGCTAAAAAGACTTTCTTGATCTTCCCTGGAAATGAGCCAGGAAATAAAAAGAAACAAAATTCCTACAAATCCAAGAGAGAAGGTGGGCAATCCTGGTACCGTGGCAAAAAGCAAAAGAATGATGCCTACAATGAGAAGGGTTTTGCTTTTGTCAGTGAGCTGGGTGACGAGTTTGCTGGCAAAATCTTCTGTTTCATTTTGTGTAGTTCGAGTGGCAACAATGCCTGTGGCAGTGGCAATAATGAGTGCAGGGATCTGTCCTACAAGTCCATCTCCGATAGTGAGGATGGTGAAGGTCGCTGCACTATCGCCTGCTGGCATCCCGCGCTGGAAAACTCCGATCAAAAATCCACCAATGATATTAATGATCGTGATAATGATAGAAGCAATTGCATCCCCTTTGACAAATTTGCTCGCACCATCCATTGCGCCATAAAAATCTGCTTCTTGCGTGAGTGCTGCGCGGCGAGACTTGGCCTCTTCATTGTCAATGAGTCCTGCATTGAGATCTGCATCAATTGCCATTTGTTTTCCTGGCATTGCATCAAGAGCAAATCTTGCACGCACTTCCGTAACGCGTGTAGAACCATTGGTGACTACAAGGAGATTTACAAGCACCAAAATGATGAAAATAATACTTCCAATGACATAATTTCCGCTTATGGTGAACTCACCAAAGGCTGCGATAATATCACTTACAGCCTCTGGGCCCTTGTAGCCTTCTGTCAAAATCATCCTTGTGGTGGCGACATTGAGTGCGAGACGATAGAGTGTAACAATAAGCAATAAGGTGGGAAATGCAGAAAAATCTGTGGGCTTGGTAATATAGAGTCCAATGAGGATAATTAGCACAGAGAGGGCAATGGAAATTGTTAGCAAAAAATCCAATAAAAACGGGGGCAGCGGCACAATAATAATTGCCAAAATGAGAATCACAAAAACAACAACGGTGAGATCTTTGGATTGTGAAAAAGTCCGCAAAAAAGACATTGCAGACTGCAGAGCGTTGATTTTCTTTTTAGCCAAAATTTTCCTTTGGAGAGATGCCTTGGTTCATTGTGCGTATTTTACAGTATTTTGGCGACTTTTTACTTTTTTTATGTAAGATTAGATTTTGATTTTATACCATCAGGAGGTCATTATGGCTTTAGACTCGGCGAAAAAACAAGAGATTATTAAACAATTTGCAAGAGATGAAAAAGATACAGGTTCTTCAGAAGTGCAGGTGGCATTGCTTAGCAAAAGGATCGCGGATCTCACAGAGCATCTCAAGGTGAATAAAAAAGATCACTCCAGTCGTTTGGGGCTTTTGAAGCTTGTGGGAAAGAGAAAGCATCTTCTAAAATATCTTAAAAAAACTCAACAAGATCGCTATATCAAACTGATTAACGAGCTTGGTCTCAAAGATCGCTAACCCTCCCCCAATTTGGGGATTCTCCTTATTTTGGATTTTTTTAGTTTCCTTGCTTTTTGGTGTTTGTATTGCGCGCTGATTTTTTGGGATTTTTCCCGTTTCCCTCAGTTCTCGCGCGAGTTTTGGACATTCATTCCAAGTGCTTCATCCCTCTGCCTCACTCCCACCATTTCATTGCAGTGAATTTTTTTACTTTTAAAATTGTCAATCAGGACTTTAGCTTGTATGCAATGGATCTAAAGAAATGATAAAAAGGATAGATGGAAGCTTTGAAGCGTTCTTTTGGTGCTAGGTAGGGGAAGAGAGGAGCAAAATTTTTGTGATTTTGATAAAGCAGCCTAGGGATGAATCGCATGCGCACCACAGAGAAAGTGTAATAGGTATAAACCTGGCGGTAAAAAATCTTTTTGAGCAGAGGGTCTTTTTCTTGCTCAGCAAAAGCAATGAATTTCTTTGCGATGATGAGACAGGAGTGCATGGATTGGAGCATCCGTTCCTTGGTGGGCTTGGAATTCATGATGGAACCCTCCCGCAAGCGATAATAATAAAGCTCCATTGCAGTGAAAAGAATGCTCCTAGTATACAAAAAAATCTCCGCTGTAAAAACCATATCCTCATGGAGGATATTTGGGATAAAGCTAAGATTATGGCGTATGATAAAATCTTTGCGCAATGTATAGAGCCAGACGCATCCACGATAGAGACACTGTGGGTATTTTAGGAGGTATTCTTTGCCCCTGATGGGTGTGGGTGTAGTAGGCAGGGTTATAGAATTCTCGCTTTTGTTGGAAATGTCATAGCATAGCACTTCGATGGGCTGATTTCTCAAAATCTCATGAAGTCTCTCACAAGCATCAAGTGCTAAATAATCATCAGAATCTACAAAGATGATATACTCCCCCCCCCTTTGCTTTTGCTGCAGTGAGAGAGGCCTGCATTTCTGGCCATGCTTAATCCTTGATTTTCTTGGTTAATGAGATGGATGCGAGGATCTTTTCTGGCATATTCCTCTGCGATAGCACCACTGCTATCTGTGCTACCATCATTGATGAGGATGATCTCTATATCTTTGAAGCTTTGATGAATGAGGGAATCTATACATTCCCTAAGATAGAGCTCTACATTGTAAATTGGCACGATGATGGAGAAAAACGCCATAATTCTTCCTAGAAATTGAAATTATCCATAAATTTTATCT encodes:
- the flhA gene encoding flagellar biosynthesis protein FlhA — translated: MSFLRTFSQSKDLTVVVFVILILAIIIVPLPPFLLDFLLTISIALSVLIILIGLYITKPTDFSAFPTLLLIVTLYRLALNVATTRMILTEGYKGPEAVSDIIAAFGEFTISGNYVIGSIIFIILVLVNLLVVTNGSTRVTEVRARFALDAMPGKQMAIDADLNAGLIDNEEAKSRRAALTQEADFYGAMDGASKFVKGDAIASIIITIINIIGGFLIGVFQRGMPAGDSAATFTILTIGDGLVGQIPALIIATATGIVATRTTQNETEDFASKLVTQLTDKSKTLLIVGIILLLFATVPGLPTFSLGFVGILFLFISWLISREDQESLFSIFEKWLSKKTNINLSPTSDAKAAKENAQHTPTPAAQKSPEEIKKEEEMAIDEVLKVELLALDLGYQLISLADIKQKGDLLERVRGIRKRIANDYGFLMPQVRIRDNLQLPPSHYEVKLKGITIGEGSVMPDKFLAINTGMVGTEIQGIPTKEPAFGMDALWIDANIKDEAIIQGYTVIDPSTVITTHISELVKNYAEEFITKDEVKAMLDRLAENYPTIIDEARKIQSGVIRSVLQELLHEKIPIKDMLTILETITDVAAPLQNDIALITEQVRAKLSRVITNLFKSDDGMLKLVTLSLDTEQYLLGKLREQPSGKMLLLNTTETQRLIDGISQESMQILQRGIAPVILIVDPLLRRALANKLEQFKIDVVVLSHAELDASAKYEVLGNIDINFN
- a CDS encoding glycosyltransferase family 2 protein → MAFFSIIVPIYNVELYLRECIDSLIHQSFKDIEIILINDGSTDSSGAIAEEYARKDPRIHLINQENQGLSMARNAGLSHCSKSKGGGSISSL
- a CDS encoding DHH family phosphoesterase; translated protein: MHVFHLSHIDLDGYGCQFIARNFFENISFYNANYGKEITARLQNILQHIQNHCKLEAKFRSKKPQKNLILITDLNLSLQECHYLQEQADLLRVDGVDIELLLLDHHVSGEESAKTFRWYHLDTQRCATKITYQHLKEHYKLKDPSNEYMLDLMVEMINSIDIWKEQNYGFEFGKVALSLIANSNELNRFMFDEEHRNYKFKLLESIKDYIELPKANVIFDNAIFRLKKIALGGDPDAQTMDNIISIAQAKLLETKKEQCTIYYKDKKGFLSYSMGGISVLANLFLRNNEEYDFYMDINSKGNVSLRASGKCDVSLLSKECFNGGGHKNASGGRLEGFRESFIYEDIKNQVIKTLQKG
- the rpsO gene encoding 30S ribosomal protein S15 encodes the protein MALDSAKKQEIIKQFARDEKDTGSSEVQVALLSKRIADLTEHLKVNKKDHSSRLGLLKLVGKRKHLLKYLKKTQQDRYIKLINELGLKDR
- a CDS encoding methyl-accepting chemotaxis protein; translated protein: MKISYKILLCILAMLSVLCVGMIVVSWHGFNNVKEVSHGAIEKFALNDARDTAKSVVSGIKYFVNGFYQELHKQGYTDAEIRQKIIQRLSGMNLKHSFIRFYTLDTNGTFLTHYQKERVGKNYFYDKDSKGRYYVQQLIKNGVNGGGFTETTFYDKVAKVSRIVISYTEKDLYLDIIYGTTIDIGVTEQIIEKTDALINAGIKSSLEGNIIFFVIISIIAMLIVWLFVNLSVSKPLNNLSEKSTELGSGYGDLTKKLNARGNDEIARASSGINLFIDKIREIINQSKGIAKDNASIALKLASISGTTEAQVRESAQHLIKMQHSGMETKDNLDSGVERARAGKDALHEASVYLGSVTQTIGDLNQKISSVSEIESDLSRQVEQLSKDADGVKSVLEIIKDIADQTNLLALNAAIEAARAGEHGRGFAVVADEVRNLAERTQKSLNEINATISVIVQAIKNSSQQMDTNSKSMYELIEISNQTRKEIYGMQDVIAKVLDSSENTINDYIYVSNEMTKMLEVVKQVTGIADGAVKNIEEISKVVHNIKETSSDLDKKLSEFQT
- a CDS encoding glycosyltransferase family protein, whose protein sequence is MRNQPIEVLCYDISNKSENSITLPTTPTPIRGKEYLLKYPQCLYRGCVWLYTLRKDFIIRHNLSFIPNILHEDMVFTAEIFLYTRSILFTAMELYYYRLREGSIMNSKPTKERMLQSMHSCLIIAKKFIAFAEQEKDPLLKKIFYRQVYTYYTFSVVRMRFIPRLLYQNHKNFAPLFPYLAPKERFKASIYPFYHFFRSIAYKLKS